The following coding sequences are from one Vulpes vulpes isolate BD-2025 chromosome 12, VulVul3, whole genome shotgun sequence window:
- the DLG4 gene encoding disks large homolog 4 isoform X5 yields MDCLCIVTTKKYRYQDEDTPPLEHSPAHLPNQVNAPELVHVAERNLSHLEAVHGVVGHAHLSPLKANSPPVIVNTDTLEAPGYVNGTEGEMEYEEITLERGNSGLGFSIAGGTDNPHIGDDPSIFITKIIPGGAAAQDGRLRVNDSILFVNEVDVREVTHSAAVEALKEAGSIVRLYVMRRKPPAEKLMEIKLIKGPKGLGFSIAGGVGNQHIPGDNSIYVTKIIEGGAAHKDGRLQIGDKILAVNSVGLEDVMHEDAVAALKNTYDVVYLKVAKPSNAYLSDSYAPPDITTSYSQHLDNEISHSSYLGTDYPTAMTPTSPRRYSPVAKDLLGEEDIPREPRRIVIHRGSTGLGFNIVGGEDGEGIFISFILAGGPADLSGELRKGDQILSVNGVDLRSASHEQAAIALKNAGQTVTIIAQYKPEEYSRFEAKIHDLREQLMNSSLGSGTASLRSNPKRGFYIRALFDYDKTKDCGFLSQALSFRFGDVLHVIDASDEEWWQARRVHSDSETDDIGFIPSKRRVERREWSRLKAKDWGSSSGSQGREDSVLSYETVTQMEVHYARPIIILGPTKDRANDDLLSEFPDKFGSCVPHTTRPKREYEIDGRDYHFVSSREKMEKDIQAHKFIEAGQYNSHLYGTSVQSVREVAEQGKHCILDVSANAVRRLQAAHLHPIAIFIRPRSLENVLEINKRITEEQARKAFDRATKLEQEFTECFSAIVEGDSFEEIYHKVKRVIEDLSGPYIWVPARERL; encoded by the exons GCCAATTCTCCTCCTGTGATTGTCAACACAGACACCCTAGAAGCCCCAGGCTAT GTGAACGGGACGGAGGGGGAAATGGAATACGAAGAGATCACATTGGAAAGG ggcaACTCCGGGCTGGGCTTCAGCATCGCAGGTGGCACCGACAACCCACACATTGGCGACGACCCATCCATCTTCATCACCAAGATCATTCCTGGCGGGGCTGCAGCCCAGGATGGCCGCCTcag GGTTAACGATAGCATCTTGTTCGTGAATGAAGTGGACGTGCGGGAGGTGACCCACTCCGCTGCAGTGGAGGCCCTCAAGGAGGCGGGCTCCATTGTCCGCCTCTATGTCATGCGCCGGAAGCCCCCAGCTGAGAAGCTCATGGAAATTAAGCTTATCAAGGGCCCTAAAG gtCTTGGCTTCAGCATCGCGGGGGGTGTAGGGAACCAGCACATCCCTGGAGATAACAGCATCTATGTGACGAAGATCATCGAAGGGGGTGCCGCCCACAAGGACGGGAGGCTGCAGATTGGGGACAAGATCCTAGCG GTCAACAGTGTGGGGCTGGAGGACGTCATGCATGAGGATGCCGTGGCAGCCCTGAAAAACACATATGACGTTGTCTACCTAAAGGTGGCCAAGCCCAGCAATGCCTACCTGAGTGACAGCTATGCTCCCCCAGACATCACAACCT CTTATTCCCAGCACCTGGACAATGAGATCAGTCACAGCAGTTACCTGGGGACCGACTACCCCACAGCCATGACCCCCACTTCTCCTCGGCGTTACTCCCCGGTGGCCAAGGACCTCCTGGGGGAGGAAGACATTCCCCGGGAACCGAGGCGGATCGTGATCCACCGGGGCTCTACGGGCCTGGGTTTCAACATTGTGGGTGGCGAGGACGGTGAGGGCATCTTCATCTCCTTTATCCTGGCCGGTGGCCCTGCAGACCTCAGCGGGGAGCTGCGGAAGGGCGACCAGATCCTCTCG GTGAATGGCGTGGACCTCCGCAGCGCCAGCCACGAGCAGGCTGCCATCGCCTTGAAGAACGCGGGTCAGACAGTCACCATCATTGCCCAGTATAAACCAGAAG AGTACAGCCGATTCGAGGCCAAGATCCATGACCTCCGGGAGCAGCTCATGAACAGTAGCCTCGGCTCAGGAACCGCCTCCCTGCGGAGCAATCCCAAAAGGGGTTTCTACATCAG GGCCCTGTTTGATTACGACAAGACCAAGGACTGCGGCTTCCTGAGCCAGGCCCTGAGCTTCCGCTTTGGGGACGTGCTGCACGTCATCGATGCCAGCGACGAAGAGTGGTGGCAGGCGCGGCGGGTCCACTCTGACAGTGAGACGGATGACATCGGCTTCATCCCCAGCAAACGGCG GGTTGAACGACGGGAGTGGTCAAGGTTAAAGGCCAAG GATTGGGGCTCCAGCTCTGGATCACAGG GTCGAGAAGACTCCGTTCTGAGCTATGAGACAGTGACTCAGATGGAAG TTCACTATGCTCGCCCCATCATCATCCTTGGGCCCACCAAGGACCGAGCCAACGATGACCTTCTCTCCGAGTTCCCCGACAAGTTCGGATCCTGTGTTCCCC ATACAACTCGACCCAAGCGGGAGTACGAGATAGacggccgggactaccacttcgTGTCCTCCCGGGAGAAGATGGAGAAGGACATCCAGGCGCACAAGTTCATCGAGGCGGGCCAGTACAATAGCCACCTGTACGGGACGAGCGTCCAGTCCGTGCGGGAGGTGGCCGAGCAG GGGAAGCACTGCATCCTCGATGTCTCGGCCAATGCCGTGCGGCGGCTGCAGGCGGCCCACCTGCACCCTATCGCCATCTTCATCCGCCCCCGCTCCCTGGAGAATGTGCT AGAGATTAACAAGCGGATCACAGAGGAGCAAGCCCGCAAAGCCTTCGACAGAGCCACCAAGCTGGAGCAGGAATTCACAGAGTGCTTCTCAG CCATCGTGGAGGGCGACAGCTTTGAGGAGATCTACCACAAGGTGAAGCGTGTCATCGAGGACCTCTCAGGCCCCTACATCTGGGTCCCGGCCCGAGAGAGACTCTGA
- the DLG4 gene encoding disks large homolog 4 isoform X1: MEGGPTGGLPWWSWKGELPGQPSGSWPPHCCDGRPLSWLSCTVTSSRPCWKYRYQDEDTPPLEHSPAHLPNQANSPPVIVNTDTLEAPGYVNGTEGEMEYEEITLERGNSGLGFSIAGGTDNPHIGDDPSIFITKIIPGGAAAQDGRLRVNDSILFVNEVDVREVTHSAAVEALKEAGSIVRLYVMRRKPPAEKLMEIKLIKGPKGLGFSIAGGVGNQHIPGDNSIYVTKIIEGGAAHKDGRLQIGDKILAVNSVGLEDVMHEDAVAALKNTYDVVYLKVAKPSNAYLSDSYAPPDITTSYSQHLDNEISHSSYLGTDYPTAMTPTSPRRYSPVAKDLLGEEDIPREPRRIVIHRGSTGLGFNIVGGEDGEGIFISFILAGGPADLSGELRKGDQILSVNGVDLRSASHEQAAIALKNAGQTVTIIAQYKPEEYSRFEAKIHDLREQLMNSSLGSGTASLRSNPKRGFYIRALFDYDKTKDCGFLSQALSFRFGDVLHVIDASDEEWWQARRVHSDSETDDIGFIPSKRRVERREWSRLKAKDWGSSSGSQGREDSVLSYETVTQMEVHYARPIIILGPTKDRANDDLLSEFPDKFGSCVPHTTRPKREYEIDGRDYHFVSSREKMEKDIQAHKFIEAGQYNSHLYGTSVQSVREVAEQGKHCILDVSANAVRRLQAAHLHPIAIFIRPRSLENVLEINKRITEEQARKAFDRATKLEQEFTECFSAIVEGDSFEEIYHKVKRVIEDLSGPYIWVPARERL; encoded by the exons GCCAATTCTCCTCCTGTGATTGTCAACACAGACACCCTAGAAGCCCCAGGCTAT GTGAACGGGACGGAGGGGGAAATGGAATACGAAGAGATCACATTGGAAAGG ggcaACTCCGGGCTGGGCTTCAGCATCGCAGGTGGCACCGACAACCCACACATTGGCGACGACCCATCCATCTTCATCACCAAGATCATTCCTGGCGGGGCTGCAGCCCAGGATGGCCGCCTcag GGTTAACGATAGCATCTTGTTCGTGAATGAAGTGGACGTGCGGGAGGTGACCCACTCCGCTGCAGTGGAGGCCCTCAAGGAGGCGGGCTCCATTGTCCGCCTCTATGTCATGCGCCGGAAGCCCCCAGCTGAGAAGCTCATGGAAATTAAGCTTATCAAGGGCCCTAAAG gtCTTGGCTTCAGCATCGCGGGGGGTGTAGGGAACCAGCACATCCCTGGAGATAACAGCATCTATGTGACGAAGATCATCGAAGGGGGTGCCGCCCACAAGGACGGGAGGCTGCAGATTGGGGACAAGATCCTAGCG GTCAACAGTGTGGGGCTGGAGGACGTCATGCATGAGGATGCCGTGGCAGCCCTGAAAAACACATATGACGTTGTCTACCTAAAGGTGGCCAAGCCCAGCAATGCCTACCTGAGTGACAGCTATGCTCCCCCAGACATCACAACCT CTTATTCCCAGCACCTGGACAATGAGATCAGTCACAGCAGTTACCTGGGGACCGACTACCCCACAGCCATGACCCCCACTTCTCCTCGGCGTTACTCCCCGGTGGCCAAGGACCTCCTGGGGGAGGAAGACATTCCCCGGGAACCGAGGCGGATCGTGATCCACCGGGGCTCTACGGGCCTGGGTTTCAACATTGTGGGTGGCGAGGACGGTGAGGGCATCTTCATCTCCTTTATCCTGGCCGGTGGCCCTGCAGACCTCAGCGGGGAGCTGCGGAAGGGCGACCAGATCCTCTCG GTGAATGGCGTGGACCTCCGCAGCGCCAGCCACGAGCAGGCTGCCATCGCCTTGAAGAACGCGGGTCAGACAGTCACCATCATTGCCCAGTATAAACCAGAAG AGTACAGCCGATTCGAGGCCAAGATCCATGACCTCCGGGAGCAGCTCATGAACAGTAGCCTCGGCTCAGGAACCGCCTCCCTGCGGAGCAATCCCAAAAGGGGTTTCTACATCAG GGCCCTGTTTGATTACGACAAGACCAAGGACTGCGGCTTCCTGAGCCAGGCCCTGAGCTTCCGCTTTGGGGACGTGCTGCACGTCATCGATGCCAGCGACGAAGAGTGGTGGCAGGCGCGGCGGGTCCACTCTGACAGTGAGACGGATGACATCGGCTTCATCCCCAGCAAACGGCG GGTTGAACGACGGGAGTGGTCAAGGTTAAAGGCCAAG GATTGGGGCTCCAGCTCTGGATCACAGG GTCGAGAAGACTCCGTTCTGAGCTATGAGACAGTGACTCAGATGGAAG TTCACTATGCTCGCCCCATCATCATCCTTGGGCCCACCAAGGACCGAGCCAACGATGACCTTCTCTCCGAGTTCCCCGACAAGTTCGGATCCTGTGTTCCCC ATACAACTCGACCCAAGCGGGAGTACGAGATAGacggccgggactaccacttcgTGTCCTCCCGGGAGAAGATGGAGAAGGACATCCAGGCGCACAAGTTCATCGAGGCGGGCCAGTACAATAGCCACCTGTACGGGACGAGCGTCCAGTCCGTGCGGGAGGTGGCCGAGCAG GGGAAGCACTGCATCCTCGATGTCTCGGCCAATGCCGTGCGGCGGCTGCAGGCGGCCCACCTGCACCCTATCGCCATCTTCATCCGCCCCCGCTCCCTGGAGAATGTGCT AGAGATTAACAAGCGGATCACAGAGGAGCAAGCCCGCAAAGCCTTCGACAGAGCCACCAAGCTGGAGCAGGAATTCACAGAGTGCTTCTCAG CCATCGTGGAGGGCGACAGCTTTGAGGAGATCTACCACAAGGTGAAGCGTGTCATCGAGGACCTCTCAGGCCCCTACATCTGGGTCCCGGCCCGAGAGAGACTCTGA
- the DLG4 gene encoding disks large homolog 4 isoform X10, whose translation MEYEEITLERGNSGLGFSIAGGTDNPHIGDDPSIFITKIIPGGAAAQDGRLRVNDSILFVNEVDVREVTHSAAVEALKEAGSIVRLYVMRRKPPAEKLMEIKLIKGPKGLGFSIAGGVGNQHIPGDNSIYVTKIIEGGAAHKDGRLQIGDKILAVNSVGLEDVMHEDAVAALKNTYDVVYLKVAKPSNAYLSDSYAPPDITTSYSQHLDNEISHSSYLGTDYPTAMTPTSPRRYSPVAKDLLGEEDIPREPRRIVIHRGSTGLGFNIVGGEDGEGIFISFILAGGPADLSGELRKGDQILSVNGVDLRSASHEQAAIALKNAGQTVTIIAQYKPEEYSRFEAKIHDLREQLMNSSLGSGTASLRSNPKRGFYIRALFDYDKTKDCGFLSQALSFRFGDVLHVIDASDEEWWQARRVHSDSETDDIGFIPSKRRVERREWSRLKAKDWGSSSGSQGREDSVLSYETVTQMEVHYARPIIILGPTKDRANDDLLSEFPDKFGSCVPHTTRPKREYEIDGRDYHFVSSREKMEKDIQAHKFIEAGQYNSHLYGTSVQSVREVAEQGKHCILDVSANAVRRLQAAHLHPIAIFIRPRSLENVLEINKRITEEQARKAFDRATKLEQEFTECFSAIVEGDSFEEIYHKVKRVIEDLSGPYIWVPARERL comes from the exons ATGGAATACGAAGAGATCACATTGGAAAGG ggcaACTCCGGGCTGGGCTTCAGCATCGCAGGTGGCACCGACAACCCACACATTGGCGACGACCCATCCATCTTCATCACCAAGATCATTCCTGGCGGGGCTGCAGCCCAGGATGGCCGCCTcag GGTTAACGATAGCATCTTGTTCGTGAATGAAGTGGACGTGCGGGAGGTGACCCACTCCGCTGCAGTGGAGGCCCTCAAGGAGGCGGGCTCCATTGTCCGCCTCTATGTCATGCGCCGGAAGCCCCCAGCTGAGAAGCTCATGGAAATTAAGCTTATCAAGGGCCCTAAAG gtCTTGGCTTCAGCATCGCGGGGGGTGTAGGGAACCAGCACATCCCTGGAGATAACAGCATCTATGTGACGAAGATCATCGAAGGGGGTGCCGCCCACAAGGACGGGAGGCTGCAGATTGGGGACAAGATCCTAGCG GTCAACAGTGTGGGGCTGGAGGACGTCATGCATGAGGATGCCGTGGCAGCCCTGAAAAACACATATGACGTTGTCTACCTAAAGGTGGCCAAGCCCAGCAATGCCTACCTGAGTGACAGCTATGCTCCCCCAGACATCACAACCT CTTATTCCCAGCACCTGGACAATGAGATCAGTCACAGCAGTTACCTGGGGACCGACTACCCCACAGCCATGACCCCCACTTCTCCTCGGCGTTACTCCCCGGTGGCCAAGGACCTCCTGGGGGAGGAAGACATTCCCCGGGAACCGAGGCGGATCGTGATCCACCGGGGCTCTACGGGCCTGGGTTTCAACATTGTGGGTGGCGAGGACGGTGAGGGCATCTTCATCTCCTTTATCCTGGCCGGTGGCCCTGCAGACCTCAGCGGGGAGCTGCGGAAGGGCGACCAGATCCTCTCG GTGAATGGCGTGGACCTCCGCAGCGCCAGCCACGAGCAGGCTGCCATCGCCTTGAAGAACGCGGGTCAGACAGTCACCATCATTGCCCAGTATAAACCAGAAG AGTACAGCCGATTCGAGGCCAAGATCCATGACCTCCGGGAGCAGCTCATGAACAGTAGCCTCGGCTCAGGAACCGCCTCCCTGCGGAGCAATCCCAAAAGGGGTTTCTACATCAG GGCCCTGTTTGATTACGACAAGACCAAGGACTGCGGCTTCCTGAGCCAGGCCCTGAGCTTCCGCTTTGGGGACGTGCTGCACGTCATCGATGCCAGCGACGAAGAGTGGTGGCAGGCGCGGCGGGTCCACTCTGACAGTGAGACGGATGACATCGGCTTCATCCCCAGCAAACGGCG GGTTGAACGACGGGAGTGGTCAAGGTTAAAGGCCAAG GATTGGGGCTCCAGCTCTGGATCACAGG GTCGAGAAGACTCCGTTCTGAGCTATGAGACAGTGACTCAGATGGAAG TTCACTATGCTCGCCCCATCATCATCCTTGGGCCCACCAAGGACCGAGCCAACGATGACCTTCTCTCCGAGTTCCCCGACAAGTTCGGATCCTGTGTTCCCC ATACAACTCGACCCAAGCGGGAGTACGAGATAGacggccgggactaccacttcgTGTCCTCCCGGGAGAAGATGGAGAAGGACATCCAGGCGCACAAGTTCATCGAGGCGGGCCAGTACAATAGCCACCTGTACGGGACGAGCGTCCAGTCCGTGCGGGAGGTGGCCGAGCAG GGGAAGCACTGCATCCTCGATGTCTCGGCCAATGCCGTGCGGCGGCTGCAGGCGGCCCACCTGCACCCTATCGCCATCTTCATCCGCCCCCGCTCCCTGGAGAATGTGCT AGAGATTAACAAGCGGATCACAGAGGAGCAAGCCCGCAAAGCCTTCGACAGAGCCACCAAGCTGGAGCAGGAATTCACAGAGTGCTTCTCAG CCATCGTGGAGGGCGACAGCTTTGAGGAGATCTACCACAAGGTGAAGCGTGTCATCGAGGACCTCTCAGGCCCCTACATCTGGGTCCCGGCCCGAGAGAGACTCTGA
- the DLG4 gene encoding disks large homolog 4 isoform X11 encodes MSERPRAPRSALWLLAPPLLRWAPPLLAVLHSDLFQALLDILDYYEASISESQKYRYQDEDTPPLEHSPAHLPNQANSPPVIVNTDTLEAPGYVNGTEGEMEYEEITLERGNSGLGFSIAGGTDNPHIGDDPSIFITKIIPGGAAAQDGRLRVNDSILFVNEVDVREVTHSAAVEALKEAGSIVRLYVMRRKPPAEKLMEIKLIKGPKGLGFSIAGGVGNQHIPGDNSIYVTKIIEGGAAHKDGRLQIGDKILAVNSVGLEDVMHEDAVAALKNTYDVVYLKVAKPSNAYLSDSYAPPDITTSYSQHLDNEISHSSYLGTDYPTAMTPTSPRRYSPVAKDLLGEEDIPREPRRIVIHRGSTGLGFNIVGGEDGEGIFISFILAGGPADLSGELRKGDQILSVNGVDLRSASHEQAAIALKNAGQTVTIIAQYKPEEYSRFEAKIHDLREQLMNSSLGSGTASLRSNPKRGFYIRALFDYDKTKDCGFLSQALSFRFGDVLHVIDASDEEWWQARRVHSDSETDDIGFIPSKRRVERREWSRLKAKDWGSSSGSQGREDSVLSYETVTQMEVHYARPIIILGPTKDRANDDLLSEFPDKFGSCVPHTTRPKREYEIDGRDYHFVSSREKMEKDIQAHKFIEAGQYNSHLYGTSVQSVREVAEQGKHCILDVSANAVRRLQAAHLHPIAIFIRPRSLENVLEINKRITEEQARKAFDRATKLEQEFTECFSAIVEGDSFEEIYHKVKRVIEDLSGPYIWVPARERL; translated from the exons GCCAATTCTCCTCCTGTGATTGTCAACACAGACACCCTAGAAGCCCCAGGCTAT GTGAACGGGACGGAGGGGGAAATGGAATACGAAGAGATCACATTGGAAAGG ggcaACTCCGGGCTGGGCTTCAGCATCGCAGGTGGCACCGACAACCCACACATTGGCGACGACCCATCCATCTTCATCACCAAGATCATTCCTGGCGGGGCTGCAGCCCAGGATGGCCGCCTcag GGTTAACGATAGCATCTTGTTCGTGAATGAAGTGGACGTGCGGGAGGTGACCCACTCCGCTGCAGTGGAGGCCCTCAAGGAGGCGGGCTCCATTGTCCGCCTCTATGTCATGCGCCGGAAGCCCCCAGCTGAGAAGCTCATGGAAATTAAGCTTATCAAGGGCCCTAAAG gtCTTGGCTTCAGCATCGCGGGGGGTGTAGGGAACCAGCACATCCCTGGAGATAACAGCATCTATGTGACGAAGATCATCGAAGGGGGTGCCGCCCACAAGGACGGGAGGCTGCAGATTGGGGACAAGATCCTAGCG GTCAACAGTGTGGGGCTGGAGGACGTCATGCATGAGGATGCCGTGGCAGCCCTGAAAAACACATATGACGTTGTCTACCTAAAGGTGGCCAAGCCCAGCAATGCCTACCTGAGTGACAGCTATGCTCCCCCAGACATCACAACCT CTTATTCCCAGCACCTGGACAATGAGATCAGTCACAGCAGTTACCTGGGGACCGACTACCCCACAGCCATGACCCCCACTTCTCCTCGGCGTTACTCCCCGGTGGCCAAGGACCTCCTGGGGGAGGAAGACATTCCCCGGGAACCGAGGCGGATCGTGATCCACCGGGGCTCTACGGGCCTGGGTTTCAACATTGTGGGTGGCGAGGACGGTGAGGGCATCTTCATCTCCTTTATCCTGGCCGGTGGCCCTGCAGACCTCAGCGGGGAGCTGCGGAAGGGCGACCAGATCCTCTCG GTGAATGGCGTGGACCTCCGCAGCGCCAGCCACGAGCAGGCTGCCATCGCCTTGAAGAACGCGGGTCAGACAGTCACCATCATTGCCCAGTATAAACCAGAAG AGTACAGCCGATTCGAGGCCAAGATCCATGACCTCCGGGAGCAGCTCATGAACAGTAGCCTCGGCTCAGGAACCGCCTCCCTGCGGAGCAATCCCAAAAGGGGTTTCTACATCAG GGCCCTGTTTGATTACGACAAGACCAAGGACTGCGGCTTCCTGAGCCAGGCCCTGAGCTTCCGCTTTGGGGACGTGCTGCACGTCATCGATGCCAGCGACGAAGAGTGGTGGCAGGCGCGGCGGGTCCACTCTGACAGTGAGACGGATGACATCGGCTTCATCCCCAGCAAACGGCG GGTTGAACGACGGGAGTGGTCAAGGTTAAAGGCCAAG GATTGGGGCTCCAGCTCTGGATCACAGG GTCGAGAAGACTCCGTTCTGAGCTATGAGACAGTGACTCAGATGGAAG TTCACTATGCTCGCCCCATCATCATCCTTGGGCCCACCAAGGACCGAGCCAACGATGACCTTCTCTCCGAGTTCCCCGACAAGTTCGGATCCTGTGTTCCCC ATACAACTCGACCCAAGCGGGAGTACGAGATAGacggccgggactaccacttcgTGTCCTCCCGGGAGAAGATGGAGAAGGACATCCAGGCGCACAAGTTCATCGAGGCGGGCCAGTACAATAGCCACCTGTACGGGACGAGCGTCCAGTCCGTGCGGGAGGTGGCCGAGCAG GGGAAGCACTGCATCCTCGATGTCTCGGCCAATGCCGTGCGGCGGCTGCAGGCGGCCCACCTGCACCCTATCGCCATCTTCATCCGCCCCCGCTCCCTGGAGAATGTGCT AGAGATTAACAAGCGGATCACAGAGGAGCAAGCCCGCAAAGCCTTCGACAGAGCCACCAAGCTGGAGCAGGAATTCACAGAGTGCTTCTCAG CCATCGTGGAGGGCGACAGCTTTGAGGAGATCTACCACAAGGTGAAGCGTGTCATCGAGGACCTCTCAGGCCCCTACATCTGGGTCCCGGCCCGAGAGAGACTCTGA
- the DLG4 gene encoding disks large homolog 4 isoform X3: protein MSARNRFASMCLCVKYRYQDEDTPPLEHSPAHLPNQVNAPELVHVAERNLSHLEAVHGVVGHAHLSPLKANSPPVIVNTDTLEAPGYVNGTEGEMEYEEITLERGNSGLGFSIAGGTDNPHIGDDPSIFITKIIPGGAAAQDGRLRVNDSILFVNEVDVREVTHSAAVEALKEAGSIVRLYVMRRKPPAEKLMEIKLIKGPKGLGFSIAGGVGNQHIPGDNSIYVTKIIEGGAAHKDGRLQIGDKILAVNSVGLEDVMHEDAVAALKNTYDVVYLKVAKPSNAYLSDSYAPPDITTSYSQHLDNEISHSSYLGTDYPTAMTPTSPRRYSPVAKDLLGEEDIPREPRRIVIHRGSTGLGFNIVGGEDGEGIFISFILAGGPADLSGELRKGDQILSVNGVDLRSASHEQAAIALKNAGQTVTIIAQYKPEEYSRFEAKIHDLREQLMNSSLGSGTASLRSNPKRGFYIRALFDYDKTKDCGFLSQALSFRFGDVLHVIDASDEEWWQARRVHSDSETDDIGFIPSKRRVERREWSRLKAKDWGSSSGSQGREDSVLSYETVTQMEVHYARPIIILGPTKDRANDDLLSEFPDKFGSCVPHTTRPKREYEIDGRDYHFVSSREKMEKDIQAHKFIEAGQYNSHLYGTSVQSVREVAEQGKHCILDVSANAVRRLQAAHLHPIAIFIRPRSLENVLEINKRITEEQARKAFDRATKLEQEFTECFSAIVEGDSFEEIYHKVKRVIEDLSGPYIWVPARERL, encoded by the exons GCCAATTCTCCTCCTGTGATTGTCAACACAGACACCCTAGAAGCCCCAGGCTAT GTGAACGGGACGGAGGGGGAAATGGAATACGAAGAGATCACATTGGAAAGG ggcaACTCCGGGCTGGGCTTCAGCATCGCAGGTGGCACCGACAACCCACACATTGGCGACGACCCATCCATCTTCATCACCAAGATCATTCCTGGCGGGGCTGCAGCCCAGGATGGCCGCCTcag GGTTAACGATAGCATCTTGTTCGTGAATGAAGTGGACGTGCGGGAGGTGACCCACTCCGCTGCAGTGGAGGCCCTCAAGGAGGCGGGCTCCATTGTCCGCCTCTATGTCATGCGCCGGAAGCCCCCAGCTGAGAAGCTCATGGAAATTAAGCTTATCAAGGGCCCTAAAG gtCTTGGCTTCAGCATCGCGGGGGGTGTAGGGAACCAGCACATCCCTGGAGATAACAGCATCTATGTGACGAAGATCATCGAAGGGGGTGCCGCCCACAAGGACGGGAGGCTGCAGATTGGGGACAAGATCCTAGCG GTCAACAGTGTGGGGCTGGAGGACGTCATGCATGAGGATGCCGTGGCAGCCCTGAAAAACACATATGACGTTGTCTACCTAAAGGTGGCCAAGCCCAGCAATGCCTACCTGAGTGACAGCTATGCTCCCCCAGACATCACAACCT CTTATTCCCAGCACCTGGACAATGAGATCAGTCACAGCAGTTACCTGGGGACCGACTACCCCACAGCCATGACCCCCACTTCTCCTCGGCGTTACTCCCCGGTGGCCAAGGACCTCCTGGGGGAGGAAGACATTCCCCGGGAACCGAGGCGGATCGTGATCCACCGGGGCTCTACGGGCCTGGGTTTCAACATTGTGGGTGGCGAGGACGGTGAGGGCATCTTCATCTCCTTTATCCTGGCCGGTGGCCCTGCAGACCTCAGCGGGGAGCTGCGGAAGGGCGACCAGATCCTCTCG GTGAATGGCGTGGACCTCCGCAGCGCCAGCCACGAGCAGGCTGCCATCGCCTTGAAGAACGCGGGTCAGACAGTCACCATCATTGCCCAGTATAAACCAGAAG AGTACAGCCGATTCGAGGCCAAGATCCATGACCTCCGGGAGCAGCTCATGAACAGTAGCCTCGGCTCAGGAACCGCCTCCCTGCGGAGCAATCCCAAAAGGGGTTTCTACATCAG GGCCCTGTTTGATTACGACAAGACCAAGGACTGCGGCTTCCTGAGCCAGGCCCTGAGCTTCCGCTTTGGGGACGTGCTGCACGTCATCGATGCCAGCGACGAAGAGTGGTGGCAGGCGCGGCGGGTCCACTCTGACAGTGAGACGGATGACATCGGCTTCATCCCCAGCAAACGGCG GGTTGAACGACGGGAGTGGTCAAGGTTAAAGGCCAAG GATTGGGGCTCCAGCTCTGGATCACAGG GTCGAGAAGACTCCGTTCTGAGCTATGAGACAGTGACTCAGATGGAAG TTCACTATGCTCGCCCCATCATCATCCTTGGGCCCACCAAGGACCGAGCCAACGATGACCTTCTCTCCGAGTTCCCCGACAAGTTCGGATCCTGTGTTCCCC ATACAACTCGACCCAAGCGGGAGTACGAGATAGacggccgggactaccacttcgTGTCCTCCCGGGAGAAGATGGAGAAGGACATCCAGGCGCACAAGTTCATCGAGGCGGGCCAGTACAATAGCCACCTGTACGGGACGAGCGTCCAGTCCGTGCGGGAGGTGGCCGAGCAG GGGAAGCACTGCATCCTCGATGTCTCGGCCAATGCCGTGCGGCGGCTGCAGGCGGCCCACCTGCACCCTATCGCCATCTTCATCCGCCCCCGCTCCCTGGAGAATGTGCT AGAGATTAACAAGCGGATCACAGAGGAGCAAGCCCGCAAAGCCTTCGACAGAGCCACCAAGCTGGAGCAGGAATTCACAGAGTGCTTCTCAG CCATCGTGGAGGGCGACAGCTTTGAGGAGATCTACCACAAGGTGAAGCGTGTCATCGAGGACCTCTCAGGCCCCTACATCTGGGTCCCGGCCCGAGAGAGACTCTGA